A genomic window from Winogradskyella sp. J14-2 includes:
- a CDS encoding glycoside hydrolase family 31 protein, with the protein MITNTELENKGNQFPSKIIGFEKDVDKLYFSTDNDVILQLTVVRDSLLRFRYTTVGTFDNDFSYAITKYASIGYNKLEIEENDDCYIVITSKLRCEISKESLRVSIYDAKDGILINQDEIGFHWEESYEFGGNIVKMSKVSNDGESYYGLGDKPNHLNLKGKRYDNWVTDSYAYGKDTDPIYKTIPFYTGLHHGKAYGIFFDNTFRSSFDFSQERRNVTSFWAQGGEMNYYFFYGPNMSDVVESYTDLTGKPHHLPPLWALGFHQCKWSYYPESKVKEITTTFRELKIPCDAIYLDIDYMDGFRCFTWNKDYFPDPKRMVKELQDQGFKTVAIIDPGIKIDKDYSVFKEALENDYFCKRADGPYMKGKVWPGECYFPDFTNPEVREWWSGLFKELIEEIGIKGVWNDMNEPAVMEVPNKTFPDDVRHDYDGNPCSHRKAHNIYGMQMARATYQGLKKYSFPKRPFVITRAAYSGTQRYTSTWTGDNVATWEHLWIANIQAQRLAMSGFSFAGSDIGGFAEQPQGELFTRWIQLGVFHPFFRVHSSGDHGDQEPWAFDEDVTAIVRKFIELRYQLLPYLYTAFWNYTDHGTPLLKSLVLFDQEDVQTHYRTDEFIFGEQILACPVLEPNAKGRRMYIPRGNWYNFWTDEIIKGGKEMWVDADIDSMPIFIKEGSIIPKFPVQQYVGEKEIEEVVLDVYYKKGKEVSELFSDANDGYDYTKGRYSLRSFSLTGRENELIINQHKEGKFITTYETFKIKIHGLPFDIEEIQLDNEIISLEHLKSNGTNSFVVDKNFSELHIIGSEAKSK; encoded by the coding sequence ATGATAACAAATACAGAATTAGAAAATAAAGGAAATCAATTTCCTTCAAAAATAATAGGCTTTGAGAAAGATGTTGATAAACTTTATTTCTCAACCGATAACGATGTTATTCTACAATTAACTGTTGTTCGCGATAGTCTTTTAAGATTTAGATACACAACCGTAGGTACTTTTGATAATGATTTCTCTTACGCCATAACCAAATATGCAAGTATTGGCTATAATAAACTTGAAATTGAAGAAAATGATGATTGTTACATTGTTATAACTTCTAAGTTGCGATGCGAAATTTCTAAAGAAAGTCTCCGTGTTTCAATATATGATGCTAAAGATGGCATTTTAATCAACCAAGACGAAATTGGTTTTCATTGGGAGGAAAGCTACGAATTTGGCGGTAATATCGTAAAAATGAGCAAAGTCTCTAACGATGGTGAAAGTTATTATGGACTCGGTGATAAGCCTAACCATCTGAACCTGAAAGGAAAGCGTTACGATAATTGGGTTACCGATTCTTACGCATACGGAAAAGATACAGACCCTATTTACAAAACCATTCCATTTTACACAGGCCTTCATCATGGCAAAGCTTATGGGATTTTCTTTGATAATACTTTTAGGAGTTCTTTTGATTTTTCTCAAGAGCGACGAAATGTTACCAGTTTTTGGGCACAAGGCGGTGAAATGAACTATTACTTTTTCTATGGCCCAAATATGAGTGACGTGGTTGAAAGCTATACAGATTTAACAGGAAAACCACACCACTTACCACCATTATGGGCACTTGGGTTTCATCAATGCAAATGGAGTTATTATCCCGAGAGTAAAGTAAAGGAAATAACAACAACCTTTAGAGAGCTTAAAATTCCATGCGATGCTATTTATTTAGATATCGATTACATGGACGGGTTTCGTTGCTTTACTTGGAATAAAGACTATTTTCCAGACCCAAAACGTATGGTTAAAGAATTGCAAGATCAAGGTTTTAAAACAGTAGCTATAATAGACCCAGGTATTAAAATCGATAAAGACTATTCGGTTTTTAAAGAAGCATTAGAGAATGATTATTTCTGTAAGCGTGCCGATGGGCCTTACATGAAAGGAAAAGTATGGCCTGGCGAATGCTATTTTCCAGATTTTACAAATCCTGAAGTGAGAGAATGGTGGTCAGGACTTTTTAAGGAGTTAATCGAAGAGATTGGAATTAAAGGGGTTTGGAATGATATGAATGAACCTGCCGTAATGGAGGTGCCAAACAAAACCTTTCCAGATGATGTTAGGCACGATTACGATGGTAACCCTTGTAGCCATAGAAAAGCACATAATATTTATGGAATGCAAATGGCGCGAGCAACCTATCAAGGTTTAAAGAAATACTCGTTTCCAAAACGACCTTTTGTAATTACAAGGGCTGCATACTCAGGGACACAGCGCTATACATCTACATGGACAGGCGATAATGTAGCCACTTGGGAGCATTTATGGATAGCGAATATTCAGGCACAACGTTTGGCCATGTCTGGCTTTTCATTTGCTGGTAGTGATATAGGTGGTTTTGCAGAACAACCTCAAGGTGAATTGTTTACACGTTGGATTCAACTTGGTGTTTTTCATCCATTCTTCAGAGTACATTCATCTGGTGATCATGGAGACCAAGAACCATGGGCTTTCGATGAGGATGTTACAGCCATAGTACGTAAGTTTATTGAACTTCGTTACCAATTATTACCATACTTGTATACTGCTTTTTGGAATTATACCGATCATGGTACACCTTTACTTAAATCGTTAGTGTTATTCGATCAAGAGGATGTTCAAACACATTACAGAACAGACGAATTTATTTTTGGAGAACAGATTTTAGCCTGTCCTGTATTAGAACCCAATGCAAAAGGCAGACGCATGTACATACCAAGAGGCAACTGGTACAATTTTTGGACAGATGAGATTATTAAAGGTGGTAAAGAAATGTGGGTAGATGCAGATATAGATAGCATGCCAATATTTATTAAAGAAGGATCGATTATCCCTAAATTCCCTGTACAACAATATGTTGGAGAGAAAGAAATTGAAGAAGTTGTTCTAGACGTTTACTACAAAAAGGGTAAAGAAGTTAGTGAATTATTTAGTGATGCCAATGATGGCTATGATTATACAAAAGGACGTTATAGCTTAAGAAGTTTCAGTTTAACAGGACGAGAAAATGAGTTAATAATCAATCAGCATAAGGAAGGAAAGTTTATTACAACCTACGAAACCTTCAAGATAAAAATTCATGGTTTACCATTTGATATTGAAGAAATTCAATTAGATAACGAAATTATCTCGCTAGAGCACTTAAAATCTAATGGAACAAATTCTTTCGTTGTAGATAAAAACTTTTCAGAGCTTCATATTATAGGAAGCGAAGCAAAGTCTAAGTGA
- a CDS encoding M48 family metallopeptidase: MTFKKGISILGIVAIFVSCATNPFTGKKTMAFVSNDQLFPSSFAQYNQVLSESKVITGTKDAEMITRVGQRIAVAAERWLNANGHQGYLEDYKWEYKLIESEQVNAWCMPGGKIAFYTGILPIAQNETGVAAIMGHEVAHALANHGQQRMSSGMLQQLGGIGVAVATGNDSPEKQQMWMQAYGLASNVGGMLPFSRSHETEADKIGVILMAIAGYNPDEAAELWKRMKANSGGQAPPEFLSTHPSNDSRIATLQALSSKAKAEAKKFGVTSFRPIN; this comes from the coding sequence ATGACTTTTAAAAAAGGAATATCAATACTAGGAATAGTAGCAATTTTTGTTTCGTGTGCCACAAACCCATTTACAGGTAAGAAGACCATGGCATTTGTTTCTAACGATCAGTTATTTCCTTCGTCTTTTGCGCAGTACAACCAAGTTTTGAGTGAAAGTAAAGTAATTACAGGCACTAAGGATGCAGAAATGATTACCAGAGTAGGGCAGCGCATTGCTGTTGCTGCTGAGCGTTGGTTAAATGCCAATGGACACCAAGGGTATTTAGAAGATTATAAATGGGAGTATAAATTGATAGAGTCTGAACAAGTAAACGCATGGTGTATGCCAGGTGGAAAAATAGCGTTCTACACAGGGATTCTACCTATTGCTCAAAACGAAACAGGTGTTGCCGCCATAATGGGCCATGAGGTGGCGCATGCTTTAGCCAACCACGGCCAACAACGTATGAGTTCTGGAATGTTACAGCAGTTGGGCGGAATAGGAGTTGCTGTAGCTACTGGAAATGACAGCCCAGAGAAGCAACAAATGTGGATGCAAGCTTACGGATTGGCAAGTAATGTTGGCGGAATGTTACCATTTAGTAGGTCTCACGAAACTGAGGCAGATAAAATTGGTGTAATTCTAATGGCAATTGCAGGTTATAATCCTGATGAAGCCGCAGAGTTATGGAAACGTATGAAGGCAAATAGTGGCGGACAAGCACCACCAGAATTTTTAAGTACACACCCAAGTAACGACTCTAGAATTGCAACACTACAAGCGTTATCCTCAAAAGCAAAAGCGGAAGCTAAAAAGTTTGGTGTTACGTCGTTTAGACCAATAAATTAA
- a CDS encoding MFS transporter has translation MSKLKKGSKKLLNAWAFYDWANSVYTLTIASSIFPIFYSALFLSEIKKITAFGYDFKSTALITFVTAFTFLVVAFLSPILSGIADYIGNKKNFMKFFCYVGSIGCIGLYWFSLDRIHLSLLFYFMGLIGYWGSLVFYNSYLPDIAYEEQQDSISAKGFSLGYIGSVLLLVINLAMVMSQEDGADKVQMMRYSFITVGIWWAGFSQYTFYVLPKGVSSGHKVTKDVIFNGFKELKGVWRELKENLRLKRYLYAFFVFSMAVQTIMLVAVYFGEEEIAWGSDEAKTTGLIVSILVIQLVAIIGAVLTSRASSKFGNIPTLIAVNFIWMCLCFYAYFMKTPIQFYIAASLVGLVMGGVQSLARSTYSKFLPETEDTTSYFSFYDVAEKIGIVIGMLIYGFIDQVTGSMRNSILFLFIFFLIGIILLFRVPKRQIQN, from the coding sequence ATGAGCAAACTTAAAAAAGGAAGTAAAAAACTTCTTAATGCCTGGGCATTTTATGATTGGGCAAATTCGGTTTATACCCTTACCATTGCATCATCTATTTTCCCGATTTTTTATTCGGCATTATTTCTTTCAGAGATAAAAAAAATTACTGCCTTTGGATATGATTTTAAAAGTACTGCGCTTATAACGTTTGTTACAGCATTTACATTTTTGGTGGTTGCTTTTTTATCACCAATTTTATCTGGTATCGCAGATTATATAGGTAACAAGAAGAATTTTATGAAATTCTTCTGTTATGTAGGTTCTATAGGCTGTATAGGTTTATATTGGTTTAGTTTAGATAGAATTCACCTAAGTCTTCTCTTTTATTTTATGGGATTAATTGGGTATTGGGGAAGTTTAGTCTTTTACAACTCTTATTTGCCAGATATTGCGTACGAAGAGCAACAAGATAGCATAAGTGCAAAAGGGTTTAGTTTAGGATATATCGGCAGTGTTTTGTTGTTGGTAATTAATTTAGCTATGGTAATGAGTCAAGAAGATGGTGCAGACAAAGTGCAAATGATGCGCTATTCATTTATTACCGTTGGTATATGGTGGGCAGGCTTTAGCCAATATACATTTTATGTGTTGCCAAAAGGTGTGTCATCAGGACACAAGGTAACTAAGGATGTTATATTTAATGGTTTTAAAGAATTAAAAGGAGTTTGGCGAGAACTCAAAGAAAACCTACGACTTAAGCGCTACTTATATGCGTTTTTTGTATTTAGTATGGCCGTACAAACTATTATGTTAGTCGCGGTATATTTTGGTGAAGAAGAAATTGCATGGGGAAGTGATGAAGCAAAAACAACAGGACTCATAGTGAGTATATTAGTTATTCAACTTGTTGCAATTATAGGCGCTGTGTTAACCTCGAGAGCTTCATCAAAATTTGGAAATATACCTACTTTAATAGCTGTTAATTTTATTTGGATGTGTTTGTGCTTCTATGCCTATTTTATGAAAACACCAATACAGTTTTACATCGCAGCATCTTTGGTCGGTTTGGTTATGGGAGGTGTACAATCTTTAGCGAGATCTACATACTCAAAATTTTTACCAGAGACAGAAGATACAACATCGTATTTTAGTTTTTATGACGTTGCAGAAAAAATTGGTATTGTAATAGGCATGCTTATTTATGGGTTTATAGACCAAGTCACAGGCAGCATGCGTAACTCTATTTTGTTTCTTTTCATTTTCTTTTTAATAGGAATTATTTTATTATTTAGAGTGCCAAAAAGACAGATTCAAAATTAA
- the speD gene encoding adenosylmethionine decarboxylase: MKTSLGTHITWDVYNCNADTLSFIPTVKTVLNAIVEELQLTKVNESYKQFEPIGVTGFILLEESHVSIHSWPEHQFAAVDIFSCRPFNAKKIQQLLMKSFSSDKVVIKQIVRGEGISIISPDLI; the protein is encoded by the coding sequence TTGAAAACTTCTCTCGGTACTCATATCACTTGGGATGTGTATAACTGTAATGCAGATACACTATCGTTTATACCTACGGTAAAAACGGTATTAAATGCTATAGTTGAAGAATTACAGCTTACCAAGGTTAATGAATCCTACAAACAGTTTGAGCCTATTGGTGTTACTGGTTTTATTCTTTTAGAAGAAAGCCATGTAAGTATTCATTCCTGGCCAGAGCATCAGTTTGCAGCAGTAGATATTTTTTCTTGTAGACCTTTTAATGCTAAAAAGATTCAGCAATTATTAATGAAGTCTTTTAGTTCGGATAAAGTTGTTATAAAACAGATTGTAAGGGGAGAGGGTATCTCTATTATTTCACCAGATCTTATATAA
- a CDS encoding glutathionylspermidine synthase family protein has protein sequence MAAESRLDRLEDSRFKEIKRLKKKHVPHRLHWYLEEDYFSEELLGIYRSEVEQLRRISDEAFYVFQRATDKIIAEHKLGELGIPLSFQKCIEHSWKNKNKHPFLYGRFDINGGLKSDYGRIIEFNADTCSTLPETLLWQPLQLEQLKGNPQSFNTLKFDIKDALSNLKSYFGKDNPIFLGTSFGYIEDKENVNCIIDIAYEAGYKPFYSDLEHVIFSDEGVFHQIGDEYEDVDVLFKMIPWDWMFIDEPELAHILSDLILNDKVVVLNPPYTAIWQNKKFLAYITQNFPNNILAETYLNKEPSLYNYVQKPVYGRLGENISIEAMGNSEARSKGDFGHQYMVFQKFYPLNKDEEDYFYQIGMFYTSRASAINLRTQESKIITDDCEFMSHFII, from the coding sequence ATGGCAGCGGAAAGTCGTTTAGATCGTTTGGAGGATAGTCGTTTTAAAGAGATAAAACGTCTTAAAAAGAAACACGTTCCACATCGCTTACATTGGTATTTAGAAGAAGATTATTTTTCTGAAGAATTACTGGGTATTTACCGTTCTGAGGTAGAGCAACTACGTCGTATTTCTGACGAAGCGTTTTATGTATTTCAACGCGCTACAGACAAAATTATAGCCGAACATAAATTAGGTGAGCTTGGCATTCCGTTATCGTTTCAAAAATGTATTGAACATAGCTGGAAGAACAAAAATAAACATCCTTTTCTCTATGGTCGTTTTGATATTAATGGAGGTTTAAAATCTGATTATGGTCGCATTATTGAGTTTAATGCAGACACATGCAGCACCTTACCTGAAACGTTATTGTGGCAACCTCTTCAATTAGAACAACTAAAAGGCAATCCGCAAAGTTTTAATACTTTAAAGTTTGATATAAAGGATGCTTTGTCTAACCTAAAATCTTATTTTGGTAAAGACAACCCTATATTTCTTGGTACTTCATTTGGGTATATTGAAGACAAAGAAAACGTTAACTGCATTATAGATATAGCTTACGAAGCAGGCTATAAACCGTTTTATTCGGACTTAGAACATGTTATTTTTTCTGATGAAGGTGTGTTTCATCAAATTGGTGATGAATATGAAGATGTAGATGTGCTTTTTAAAATGATTCCCTGGGATTGGATGTTTATTGATGAACCTGAATTGGCACACATCCTTTCAGATTTAATCTTAAACGATAAAGTTGTAGTTTTAAATCCACCATACACGGCTATTTGGCAGAATAAAAAGTTTTTGGCCTATATCACACAAAACTTTCCAAATAACATTTTGGCTGAAACGTATTTAAATAAAGAACCAAGCTTATACAATTATGTACAAAAGCCAGTTTATGGTCGACTGGGTGAAAATATTTCTATTGAAGCTATGGGTAATTCTGAAGCTAGATCTAAAGGTGATTTTGGGCATCAGTATATGGTGTTTCAAAAGTTTTATCCATTAAACAAGGATGAAGAAGATTACTTTTATCAAATAGGAATGTTCTATACATCGAGAGCGTCTGCCATAAACTTAAGAACACAAGAATCTAAGATTATAACTGATGATTGTGAGTTTATGTCTCACTTTATTATATAA
- a CDS encoding polyamine aminopropyltransferase: MNKKALIPFAVFIAGLCSIIYELLISTTATYFLGDGVRQFSIIIGVYLFSMGIGAFLSKFFKDKPLTFFINVEYLLGFIGGVSVPLLYMLFVYVSPMILQISCLAIIFVIGLLTGMEVPLLTFALEESNIKNNLSNVLSLDYIGGLIATLIFPFIILPFVGLYYSSLIFGIVNIVLGILLNYTLLKDKKRNSIFGFLAVIALVVLVLLGGKLLKVWDQKIYKRPIVLNEQTPYQKIVMTKTQGDVRLYLNRVIQFSSSDEHRYHESLVHIPLAMHYNPKRVLILGGGENLASREVLKHSSIQRVDVVDIDSTMFYLAKENKYLKDINADAAKNEKVNLIPEDAFTYLFNNTEKYDVIIADLPDPTNQALARLYSKQFFLMAKRNLKKDGVFVTQSGEIYFSNKVFSCINNTLASVFEDVQPYHTYIPSFGDWGFIIARHDGNNSKVDTKALPEDLKYLNQNQIEQAFIFPKDITIADTKQNTLDNPIILNYFLDEWEKWKVDFEAGTK, from the coding sequence ATGAATAAAAAAGCACTAATTCCATTTGCTGTATTTATTGCAGGTTTATGTTCAATCATCTACGAATTGCTAATAAGCACAACTGCAACTTATTTTTTAGGAGATGGTGTAAGACAGTTTTCCATAATTATTGGTGTGTATCTGTTTTCTATGGGAATAGGCGCCTTTTTATCCAAATTTTTTAAGGACAAACCACTTACATTTTTTATCAATGTAGAGTATCTGCTCGGTTTTATTGGTGGTGTTTCTGTGCCACTGCTTTATATGCTGTTTGTGTATGTGTCGCCAATGATATTACAAATAAGTTGTTTGGCTATCATATTTGTAATTGGCTTACTTACAGGTATGGAAGTGCCTTTATTGACTTTTGCCTTAGAGGAGAGCAATATTAAAAATAACTTGTCTAACGTGTTGTCGTTAGATTATATAGGTGGACTTATTGCGACCTTGATTTTTCCATTTATCATACTTCCATTTGTTGGCTTGTACTATTCGTCGCTAATCTTTGGAATTGTAAATATTGTCTTAGGTATTCTTTTGAATTACACTTTGCTCAAAGACAAAAAACGAAACAGCATTTTTGGCTTTTTGGCCGTTATTGCTTTAGTTGTTTTAGTGTTGCTTGGCGGTAAACTTTTAAAGGTTTGGGATCAGAAAATATACAAGCGTCCTATTGTATTGAATGAGCAAACGCCGTATCAAAAAATTGTAATGACCAAAACACAAGGAGATGTTCGTTTGTATCTTAATAGAGTGATACAGTTTTCATCTTCAGATGAGCATCGTTACCATGAGTCTTTGGTACATATTCCTTTAGCAATGCATTACAATCCAAAGCGTGTTTTAATTCTTGGAGGTGGCGAAAATTTAGCAAGTAGAGAAGTGCTAAAACATAGCTCTATTCAGCGTGTTGATGTTGTAGATATTGATAGTACCATGTTTTATCTGGCTAAAGAGAACAAATATCTAAAGGATATTAACGCTGATGCTGCCAAAAATGAAAAAGTAAATCTTATACCAGAAGATGCGTTTACGTACCTTTTTAATAATACTGAAAAGTACGACGTAATTATTGCAGATTTGCCAGACCCAACCAACCAGGCATTGGCAAGATTGTACAGCAAGCAGTTTTTTTTAATGGCGAAGCGAAATCTTAAAAAGGACGGTGTTTTTGTAACACAATCTGGTGAAATTTATTTCTCAAACAAAGTCTTTAGTTGTATCAACAATACCTTGGCATCAGTTTTTGAAGACGTACAACCTTATCACACGTATATACCATCGTTTGGAGATTGGGGATTTATTATTGCAAGGCATGATGGTAACAACAGTAAAGTGGATACTAAAGCTTTGCCAGAAGATTTAAAATATCTCAACCAAAACCAAATAGAGCAAGCCTTTATTTTCCCTAAGGATATTACCATTGCCGACACTAAACAGAATACTTTAGACAATCCAATTATCCTTAACTATTTCTTAGACGAATGGGAAAAATGGAAAGTAGATTTTGAAGCTGGAACGAAGTAA
- a CDS encoding head GIN domain-containing protein, which produces MKLLKSITLVAFLFSVTTSCAQWGKWKKEKGNGNITTENRSTGDYDGLEAAGPMDFKLVQGNEGTITIEGDANLMQYIITEVKGSKLVVKVENGINLKPTKTIVVTVPYESINSVSLAGSGDIENSGTIKANDFDVSLAGSGDISLKISSNSVESSISGSGDIELSGSTKDLTTKVTGSGDFDGSDLDSTNVTAKITGSGGSNVVCNGELKVRITGSGDVKYSGNPTNKDTKVTGSGSVSN; this is translated from the coding sequence ATGAAATTATTAAAATCAATTACATTAGTCGCATTCCTTTTTAGTGTTACAACATCTTGTGCACAATGGGGAAAATGGAAAAAAGAAAAAGGCAACGGAAACATTACTACAGAAAACAGATCTACAGGTGATTATGATGGTCTTGAGGCTGCAGGACCAATGGATTTTAAATTAGTCCAAGGTAATGAGGGAACTATTACTATTGAAGGTGATGCCAATTTAATGCAATACATCATTACTGAGGTAAAAGGTAGTAAACTTGTTGTAAAAGTTGAAAATGGTATTAATCTGAAACCTACAAAAACTATTGTAGTTACCGTACCTTACGAATCTATCAATTCTGTCTCCTTGGCTGGCTCAGGTGATATTGAAAATTCAGGCACAATTAAAGCTAACGATTTTGATGTGTCCTTAGCAGGCTCTGGCGACATCAGTTTAAAGATTAGCTCTAACTCTGTTGAAAGTAGTATTTCGGGATCTGGTGATATAGAATTAAGTGGCTCAACAAAAGATTTGACGACAAAAGTAACAGGCTCTGGCGATTTTGATGGTAGCGACCTAGACAGCACTAATGTCACTGCAAAAATCACTGGTTCTGGTGGATCTAATGTGGTTTGTAATGGTGAGCTTAAAGTAAGAATTACAGGCTCTGGTGATGTAAAATATTCAGGTAATCCAACCAACAAAGACACTAAAGTGACAGGCTCTGGTAGCGTTAGCAACTAG
- a CDS encoding RNA polymerase sigma factor, whose amino-acid sequence MTSTNQNIEQLLVLCKSCNQRAQLEVYNRYHKAMYNTALRIVKDSFKAEDIMQESFLTAFTKLETLEDAKLFGAWLKRIVVNNSIAHYNKTIKQNEVPLEPIMYKVEDDNRIESYNQNNAKVKQIISVMKTLKPNYNLGLTLHLIEGYDYEEICEIMDISYANCRTMISRAKESLRKKLVPTA is encoded by the coding sequence TTGACATCAACCAATCAAAATATCGAACAGTTATTAGTGCTTTGTAAATCTTGTAACCAACGTGCGCAGTTAGAAGTTTACAATAGATACCACAAAGCCATGTATAACACAGCATTGAGAATTGTAAAAGATTCTTTTAAGGCTGAAGACATTATGCAAGAGTCATTTTTAACGGCTTTTACAAAACTTGAAACATTAGAGGACGCCAAACTATTTGGCGCATGGTTAAAACGTATTGTAGTGAATAATAGTATAGCACATTACAACAAAACCATAAAACAAAACGAAGTGCCTCTAGAGCCAATTATGTACAAAGTTGAAGATGATAACCGCATTGAAAGTTATAATCAAAATAATGCTAAGGTGAAGCAAATTATTAGTGTTATGAAAACACTAAAACCCAATTATAATTTAGGGCTAACCCTGCATCTTATCGAAGGTTATGATTACGAAGAAATCTGTGAGATTATGGACATATCCTACGCCAATTGCAGAACCATGATATCCAGAGCTAAAGAAAGTTTACGTAAAAAGTTAGTGCCAACTGCTTAA